One window from the genome of Dolosigranulum savutiense encodes:
- a CDS encoding cell division protein SepF yields MSLADKLRSFLAVADADEEEYYEGESREDVAPSFFSRKQATTESPEVDSRESKNGEFNLAGEDKYSGRFKTRIRIMEPRLYSEVRDIADVILADESVVLNFRRMDKDQAKKVIDFLMGITYAVRGDIQRIGDDIFLCTPDGIEIEGSELQALKNSDLTD; encoded by the coding sequence ATGAGTTTAGCAGATAAACTAAGAAGCTTTCTGGCTGTGGCTGACGCTGATGAAGAGGAGTATTACGAGGGGGAGTCACGAGAAGACGTGGCTCCTTCCTTCTTCTCAAGGAAGCAGGCAACAACAGAAAGTCCAGAGGTAGATAGTCGAGAGTCAAAGAATGGAGAATTTAATTTGGCAGGAGAAGATAAGTACTCAGGGCGATTTAAGACACGTATTCGAATTATGGAACCCCGTCTGTACTCAGAAGTAAGAGATATTGCGGATGTTATTTTAGCGGATGAGTCAGTTGTTCTGAATTTTCGCCGGATGGATAAAGACCAAGCAAAGAAAGTCATTGACTTCTTGATGGGAATTACGTATGCGGTACGTGGAGATATTCAGCGAATTGGTGATGATATCTTCTTATGTACACCAGATGGCATCGAGATCGAAGGTAGCGAATTACAAGCACTCAAAAATAGTGACTTAACTGACTAA
- the murD gene encoding UDP-N-acetylmuramoyl-L-alanine--D-glutamate ligase has translation MKKTNQFKDKKILVLGLAKSGLNVAKLLHQLGALLTVNDYKPFDENPEARELLNLGIKVITGEHPADLLEEQFEWVVKNPGIPYSNPVVQAAIQRNIPVITEVEVANRVADARLIAITGTNGKTTTTALTTAILNQDRTEGQAYAVGNIGVPISQVVREAGPADDLVTEMSSFQLLATPSLRPAIAAITNLYSAHLDYHGSREEYVAAKLNITANQTPDDYLIYNSDQEELAQWVKEKSQATLIPFSIERAEVTGCYSDEQYIYFKEEVVAAVSDVALSGRHNLQNVLVAVAIAKLSHVSNEVIQVVLQQFSGVAHRSQYVDTVNDRLFINDSKATNALATSKALAGFEQPIILLAGGLDRGESFDQLIPHLERVKAIISFGETGEQLETFAKSQGVPFAEKVDTLTQAVEVAYAKSMPGDVILLSPACASWDQYPNFEKRGEEFIELVAKERRKDGNNE, from the coding sequence GTGAAAAAAACAAATCAATTTAAAGATAAGAAAATATTAGTGTTAGGTTTAGCCAAGAGTGGGTTGAATGTAGCTAAATTGTTACATCAGTTAGGTGCTCTGCTTACAGTGAATGATTATAAGCCATTTGATGAGAATCCGGAAGCACGGGAATTATTGAATCTAGGAATTAAGGTCATTACTGGGGAACATCCGGCTGATTTGTTAGAAGAGCAGTTCGAGTGGGTTGTTAAGAATCCAGGTATTCCGTATTCAAATCCAGTCGTTCAGGCGGCCATACAACGCAATATTCCAGTGATAACAGAAGTTGAGGTAGCGAATCGAGTCGCTGATGCTCGCCTAATTGCTATTACTGGGACGAATGGTAAGACAACAACAACGGCTTTAACAACTGCTATATTGAATCAAGACCGAACAGAGGGGCAAGCTTATGCGGTGGGAAATATTGGCGTGCCTATCAGTCAAGTTGTACGTGAAGCAGGACCAGCAGACGATTTAGTGACAGAGATGTCGAGTTTTCAACTGTTAGCAACCCCTTCGCTTCGTCCCGCTATTGCAGCCATTACGAATCTATATTCAGCGCACTTGGATTACCATGGTTCTCGTGAGGAGTATGTTGCAGCGAAGCTAAATATTACAGCCAATCAGACACCGGATGATTATTTGATTTATAATAGTGACCAGGAAGAATTAGCACAATGGGTAAAAGAAAAGTCACAAGCCACGTTGATTCCCTTCTCTATTGAACGTGCTGAAGTGACTGGTTGTTATAGTGATGAACAATATATCTATTTTAAAGAAGAGGTAGTAGCCGCTGTCTCTGATGTAGCCCTATCTGGACGTCATAATTTGCAAAATGTGTTAGTTGCCGTTGCGATTGCGAAGTTAAGTCATGTGAGTAATGAGGTTATTCAAGTTGTTTTGCAACAATTTTCTGGAGTAGCGCATCGTAGCCAATATGTTGATACGGTGAATGATCGTTTATTTATTAATGATTCAAAAGCAACTAATGCGCTAGCAACGAGTAAAGCACTGGCCGGCTTTGAGCAACCCATTATTCTATTAGCGGGTGGATTGGATCGCGGTGAATCATTTGATCAACTTATCCCTCATCTGGAGCGCGTGAAAGCTATTATATCTTTCGGTGAGACGGGTGAACAACTGGAAACATTTGCTAAATCACAAGGGGTCCCTTTTGCGGAAAAAGTTGATACATTAACACAGGCTGTCGAAGTGGCGTATGCTAAGAGTATGCCGGGAGATGTCATTCTTTTATCGCCAGCTTGTGCTAGTTGGGATCAATATCCAAACTTCGAAAAACGGGGCGAGGAATTTATTGAGTTAGTCGCAAAAGAACGTCGAAAGGATGGTAATAATGAGTAA
- the mraY gene encoding phospho-N-acetylmuramoyl-pentapeptide-transferase, producing MKQIAYVWPLLFSLLSTILIMRPLIKYFRKKQLGQTTLDEGPSWHRQKSGTPTMGGVAIILAATLTIVLTAIIDGTFDQQLFILLFVLLLFGGIGFVDDYIKVIMKRNLGITSKQKFIAQMFGGIIFYIMLRQTTVISTLYIPFVGSVDIGLFYALFIVFWMTGFSNATNLTDGIDGLLSATSLIALGTYAYVAIIQDQIGVLYFILALMGAIFGFFLFNKKPAHIFMGDVGSLAIGASFAAIAILLNREWSLLFIGIIYVIETASVMIQVAYFKRTGKRIFKMTPIHHHFEMDGLSEWQIVGLFSLITLVVSIATVWLTVI from the coding sequence ATGAAACAAATTGCCTATGTGTGGCCATTATTGTTCAGTTTATTAAGTACTATTTTAATAATGCGCCCATTAATTAAGTATTTCCGAAAAAAACAATTAGGACAGACAACATTAGATGAAGGTCCCAGCTGGCACCGCCAAAAGTCTGGGACTCCCACAATGGGCGGCGTGGCTATTATTTTAGCAGCTACGTTGACGATTGTTTTGACAGCAATTATTGATGGAACATTTGACCAACAATTATTTATTTTGTTATTTGTACTGTTGTTGTTTGGTGGGATTGGATTTGTTGATGATTATATTAAAGTTATTATGAAACGAAATCTGGGTATCACAAGTAAACAAAAATTTATTGCCCAAATGTTTGGTGGGATTATTTTTTATATCATGTTACGCCAAACAACGGTAATTTCAACGTTATATATACCGTTTGTTGGCAGTGTTGATATTGGCCTGTTTTATGCGTTGTTTATTGTGTTTTGGATGACGGGATTTTCCAACGCAACCAATTTAACAGATGGGATTGATGGCTTGCTGTCAGCAACCAGCTTAATTGCTCTGGGGACATATGCTTACGTGGCTATTATTCAAGATCAAATCGGTGTTTTATATTTTATTTTGGCCTTGATGGGAGCAATTTTTGGCTTCTTTCTTTTCAACAAAAAACCTGCTCATATTTTTATGGGAGACGTTGGTTCACTCGCTATTGGTGCATCATTTGCGGCGATTGCCATTTTATTAAATCGAGAATGGTCACTACTATTTATCGGAATAATTTATGTCATAGAAACGGCTAGTGTAATGATTCAAGTTGCTTACTTTAAGCGGACAGGCAAACGTATATTTAAAATGACGCCAATTCACCATCATTTTGAGATGGATGGCTTGAGTGAATGGCAAATCGTTGGACTGTTTTCACTCATTACGTTGGTAGTTTCTATCGCGACTGTCTGGTTAACTGTGATATAA
- the murG gene encoding undecaprenyldiphospho-muramoylpentapeptide beta-N-acetylglucosaminyltransferase, with product MSKRKLRVLLTGGGTGGHIYPALAVADRLKMLQPEVEFLYVGTERGLESDVVPAKGYSFESIHIEGFSRKLNFEGLKYNLKTMKLFFTSLKRAQKILQDFQPDVVVGTGGYVSAPVIYKASRLNIPTVIHEQNSVVGITNKFLARFVDKIAICFEEAYEPFEKYADKVVLTGNPRAQEVVKDIQPGELNRLGLATDRPTVLIFGGSRGASAINQAFIDAYEQFVEKDYQVLFVSGAIHYEAIQKQVNAMSAPHHNVHVFPYIENMPEVFTEIDLVVGRSGATSLAEITALGLPSILIPSPNVTADHQTKNAMSLVQNKAAKLIPESQLTHSVLVDAIDRLMSNKTLRIEMAQHSKSLGRPEAADHLIEVMLSLIKQQLSEGDV from the coding sequence ATGAGTAAGCGTAAATTACGTGTGTTACTAACGGGTGGAGGAACAGGGGGGCATATTTACCCAGCATTAGCAGTTGCTGATCGGTTAAAAATGCTTCAGCCAGAAGTAGAGTTTCTTTATGTTGGAACAGAACGAGGTTTAGAGAGTGATGTGGTTCCAGCAAAGGGGTATTCATTTGAATCTATTCACATTGAAGGATTTAGTCGCAAATTAAATTTCGAAGGATTAAAATACAACTTAAAAACGATGAAATTGTTCTTCACAAGCTTAAAGCGCGCGCAAAAGATTTTACAAGATTTTCAGCCGGATGTCGTTGTAGGAACAGGTGGTTATGTGAGTGCACCGGTCATCTATAAGGCAAGTCGCCTGAATATCCCAACTGTTATTCATGAACAAAATAGTGTTGTCGGAATTACCAATAAATTTTTGGCTCGATTTGTTGATAAGATTGCTATTTGCTTTGAAGAAGCCTATGAACCATTTGAAAAATATGCGGATAAAGTAGTTTTGACTGGAAATCCTCGTGCACAGGAGGTAGTGAAAGATATCCAACCGGGTGAGTTAAACCGGTTAGGCTTAGCAACTGACCGACCAACTGTACTTATTTTTGGCGGATCACGCGGAGCTAGTGCGATTAATCAAGCATTTATCGATGCGTATGAGCAATTTGTTGAAAAAGATTATCAAGTACTATTCGTCTCTGGGGCTATTCATTATGAAGCAATTCAAAAACAAGTTAATGCTATGTCAGCGCCCCATCATAATGTGCACGTTTTTCCGTATATTGAGAACATGCCGGAAGTGTTTACTGAAATTGATCTAGTTGTTGGAAGAAGTGGGGCAACATCTCTAGCGGAAATTACAGCGCTGGGCTTACCAAGTATTTTAATTCCTAGTCCGAATGTCACCGCTGATCATCAGACGAAAAATGCGATGAGTTTAGTGCAAAATAAAGCGGCTAAACTAATTCCTGAATCACAATTAACGCATTCGGTTCTTGTTGATGCCATCGATCGATTGATGTCCAATAAGACATTGCGAATTGAAATGGCACAGCATTCAAAATCATTAGGCCGTCCTGAAGCAGCAGATCATTTAATTGAAGTGATGCTATCCTTAATTAAGCAACAGTTAAGTGAAGGTGACGTTTAA
- a CDS encoding YlmH/Sll1252 family protein: protein MDHLYQHFRVEEQSFVDRVSDWVHQVDYQYVPYLTSFLNPREQFIVESIVGQSDAISVAFFGGTAGTERQRALIKPAYIDETEAHYDISLCELSYPEKFSQLSHRDILGAILGTGIDRKKLGDIIHENGCWQLFVDASLVSFLTLQVTSVGRTPVTLTEKSLREAVPITKQWQKKNIVISSRRLDVFIAGGLRISRDQAKQLIVSGKVQLNWTPTEHISEHVNEKDIISVRGFGRLTLLHIEHRTRKDKLAVEIGTLLQK, encoded by the coding sequence ATGGATCATCTGTATCAACATTTTAGAGTAGAAGAGCAGTCATTTGTTGATCGAGTATCGGATTGGGTGCATCAAGTAGATTATCAATACGTTCCCTACTTGACTTCTTTTTTGAATCCACGTGAGCAATTTATTGTTGAGTCAATTGTCGGGCAATCCGATGCGATATCTGTTGCTTTCTTCGGAGGAACTGCTGGTACTGAGCGGCAACGCGCCCTAATTAAACCGGCCTATATTGATGAGACAGAAGCTCATTATGATATATCTTTGTGTGAGCTTTCATATCCAGAGAAGTTTAGTCAGCTAAGTCATCGTGATATTTTAGGGGCAATTTTAGGGACAGGTATTGATCGAAAAAAATTAGGTGATATTATACACGAGAATGGTTGTTGGCAACTTTTTGTGGATGCATCTTTAGTTTCTTTTTTGACATTGCAAGTTACATCGGTGGGACGGACCCCCGTAACATTAACCGAAAAATCATTACGAGAAGCTGTTCCCATTACTAAGCAATGGCAGAAAAAGAATATAGTCATTAGTTCACGACGTTTAGATGTTTTCATTGCTGGGGGATTGCGAATTTCTCGTGATCAAGCGAAACAGTTAATTGTTAGCGGGAAAGTTCAATTAAATTGGACGCCAACTGAACATATCAGTGAACATGTGAATGAGAAAGATATTATTTCAGTGAGAGGATTCGGTCGATTGACGTTACTGCACATTGAACACCGTACTCGGAAAGATAAGTTGGCTGTTGAGATAGGAACGTTACTCCAAAAATAG
- a CDS encoding YggT family protein produces MIALLHNMRIFLIYGVQIYRYVLLAYFLLSWLPGGYQSSLGQFLIRVCEPFVGLFRPYIPNIGMISLAGMVAFLSLRFVEIGIDGIFRTLIQLVR; encoded by the coding sequence ATGATTGCATTACTTCATAATATGCGTATTTTTCTGATTTATGGGGTTCAGATTTATCGCTATGTTTTATTGGCGTATTTTTTATTATCTTGGCTTCCCGGAGGATATCAATCATCACTCGGTCAGTTCTTAATCCGAGTATGTGAGCCATTTGTCGGACTTTTCCGACCTTATATTCCTAATATTGGAATGATTAGTTTGGCAGGGATGGTTGCTTTCTTATCATTAAGGTTTGTTGAGATCGGTATTGATGGGATTTTTAGAACGTTAATCCAACTGGTTCGGTGA
- a CDS encoding DivIVA domain-containing protein produces MKSNDILNRSFNVKLRGFDKEEVRAFLSKVADEVYELQQEKKELERKLELASDEISDYEGKQDALNRSIVVAQDAADRLKEEAHNEANHLIAQAEADAKALEQAAEKKVQAMMKEAIAKVHRIQDETEALRQQSVQFNIELNKMLEAYQTVLGDDKWKNLLSIETINQIELEDTIEAVRQMANEDQVVETSESHSEIEDEDGLGNREAVELPDFDDAE; encoded by the coding sequence ATGAAATCCAACGATATCTTAAACCGCTCATTTAATGTAAAATTGAGAGGGTTTGACAAAGAAGAAGTAAGGGCCTTCTTAAGTAAGGTAGCTGATGAAGTTTATGAGCTTCAGCAGGAGAAGAAAGAATTGGAACGTAAGCTGGAATTAGCGAGTGATGAAATTTCTGACTACGAGGGCAAACAAGATGCACTAAATCGCTCCATTGTTGTGGCCCAAGATGCGGCAGACCGCTTAAAGGAAGAAGCGCACAATGAAGCCAATCATTTGATTGCTCAAGCAGAAGCGGATGCTAAAGCATTGGAACAAGCTGCCGAAAAAAAGGTACAGGCAATGATGAAAGAAGCCATTGCGAAAGTACATCGGATTCAAGATGAAACGGAAGCACTTCGGCAACAAAGTGTTCAGTTTAACATTGAGCTGAATAAGATGTTAGAAGCTTACCAAACTGTTCTAGGCGATGATAAATGGAAGAATTTATTGTCAATAGAGACAATTAATCAGATTGAATTGGAAGACACGATAGAAGCAGTTCGACAAATGGCTAATGAGGATCAAGTTGTTGAGACGAGTGAAAGCCACAGTGAGATAGAAGATGAAGATGGATTAGGTAATCGTGAAGCGGTTGAATTACCTGATTTTGATGATGCGGAATAA
- a CDS encoding FtsQ-type POTRA domain-containing protein — MKTNNQKTYRAIILYSLFSLILIGAIYLLSPLNRIASIHVSGHHYAQEETIIEQSTLNIGDELWNNLLKKDTIANRIVNGSPEIKSADISLRYPNHVEVAIEEYEIVANLKTAGEDQYIAALSNGELFHSEKAPYADKPVLVNFDTDKVLAQLIAELADVDAKVLQLMSDIELLHSERNSQLISISMNDGNQVLASISSVSERINLYPSLVAEVDGQTGVFDLEAGAYFIPGATIESLNYEQERSVDESLEVGEEQDASEIPAESNDPENVTES; from the coding sequence ATGAAAACTAACAATCAAAAAACATATCGTGCGATTATTTTATATAGTCTATTTAGTCTGATCTTGATTGGGGCAATTTACTTGCTATCACCACTGAATCGTATTGCTAGCATTCATGTTTCTGGTCATCATTATGCCCAAGAGGAAACAATTATAGAACAGTCGACTTTAAATATCGGAGATGAATTATGGAATAATTTATTGAAGAAGGATACGATTGCTAATCGTATCGTGAACGGTAGTCCGGAAATAAAATCAGCTGATATTTCTTTGCGCTATCCTAACCATGTTGAAGTAGCGATTGAAGAATACGAAATTGTTGCTAACTTGAAGACGGCTGGAGAAGATCAGTATATTGCCGCGCTTAGCAATGGTGAGTTGTTTCATAGTGAGAAAGCACCGTATGCGGACAAGCCAGTGTTAGTTAATTTTGATACAGATAAGGTGTTAGCTCAGTTAATTGCCGAACTAGCTGATGTTGATGCCAAAGTATTACAATTAATGTCAGACATTGAGCTGCTTCATTCAGAGCGGAATTCTCAATTAATTAGTATTTCTATGAATGATGGGAATCAAGTGCTAGCCAGTATTTCTAGCGTCTCAGAGAGAATTAATTTATATCCAAGCTTGGTGGCTGAAGTGGATGGGCAAACCGGTGTCTTTGATTTAGAGGCCGGAGCATACTTTATTCCTGGCGCAACCATTGAGAGTCTCAACTACGAACAAGAACGGTCAGTGGATGAGTCACTTGAAGTAGGAGAAGAACAAGATGCATCAGAAATACCCGCAGAATCTAACGACCCCGAAAATGTTACCGAATCGTAA
- the ftsZ gene encoding cell division protein FtsZ, with protein sequence MDLGLDNNVSNGAKIKVIGVGGAGGNAVNRMIEDGVEGVEFIVANTDIQALDLNRAETKIQLGSKLTRGLGAGANPEVGRKSAEESEEQIANALEGADMVFVTAGMGGGTGTGAAGIIAGIAQEQGALTVGVITRPFTFEGPKRGRFAAEGIAQMKENVDTLVTISNNRLLEIVDKKTPMMEAFREADNVLRQGVQGISDLITNPGYVNLDFADVKTVMENQGSALMGIGSASGENRTSEATKKAISSPLLEVSLNGAENVLLNITGSEDLTLFEAQDASDIVSAAASGDVNIIFGTSINESLGDEVVVTVIATGINGKDMGDKSASQSNSSTTNRPSPTQRRQSTASWRSSSSDEQAQSQPEQPRREVDRSENLFSSSQDNRQENNHQANSNDDELDTPPFFRRRRKK encoded by the coding sequence ATGGACTTAGGTTTAGACAATAACGTATCAAATGGAGCAAAAATTAAAGTAATTGGTGTTGGTGGAGCCGGTGGTAATGCCGTTAACCGTATGATTGAAGATGGTGTCGAAGGTGTTGAATTCATCGTTGCTAATACGGATATTCAAGCATTAGACTTGAACCGTGCCGAGACTAAAATTCAACTTGGATCAAAATTAACTCGTGGATTAGGAGCAGGGGCTAATCCAGAAGTAGGCCGTAAATCAGCTGAAGAAAGTGAAGAGCAAATTGCTAATGCGCTTGAAGGAGCAGATATGGTCTTCGTTACAGCTGGTATGGGTGGTGGAACCGGAACGGGAGCAGCAGGTATTATTGCTGGAATCGCCCAAGAACAAGGCGCACTAACAGTTGGTGTGATTACCCGTCCGTTTACTTTTGAAGGACCGAAGCGTGGACGTTTTGCGGCAGAAGGTATTGCCCAAATGAAAGAGAATGTTGATACATTAGTGACAATTTCGAACAACCGCTTGCTTGAAATTGTTGATAAGAAGACACCAATGATGGAAGCTTTCCGTGAAGCAGATAACGTGCTGCGTCAAGGGGTACAAGGAATTTCAGATTTAATTACGAACCCAGGTTATGTTAACTTGGACTTCGCTGATGTGAAAACTGTTATGGAAAACCAAGGTTCTGCCTTAATGGGAATTGGTTCAGCATCTGGGGAAAACCGTACCTCTGAAGCAACGAAAAAAGCAATTAGCTCACCATTATTGGAAGTGTCGTTGAATGGAGCAGAGAATGTTTTATTAAACATTACCGGAAGTGAAGACTTGACTTTATTCGAGGCACAGGATGCATCAGACATTGTATCTGCAGCTGCAAGTGGTGATGTGAACATTATCTTCGGTACATCTATTAATGAAAGTTTAGGCGATGAGGTTGTCGTTACTGTTATTGCAACAGGTATTAACGGCAAAGACATGGGTGATAAATCGGCTAGCCAATCGAACTCTAGTACAACAAATCGTCCAAGCCCAACGCAGCGTCGTCAATCGACTGCAAGTTGGCGCTCATCAAGTTCAGATGAGCAAGCTCAATCGCAACCGGAACAACCAAGACGTGAAGTTGACCGTTCAGAAAATTTATTTAGCTCTTCACAAGATAATCGTCAAGAGAACAACCATCAGGCGAACTCGAATGATGATGAATTAGATACACCACCATTTTTCAGACGTCGCCGTAAGAAGTAA
- the ftsA gene encoding cell division protein FtsA: MKNGVYTSLDIGTTSIKVIVSEINNGQLNVIGVGSAESNGLKRGMIVDIDQTVRAIKSAVKQASDKSGIAIEHLIVGVPASNVVIEPCHGVISVKENSKEISSNDVIQVLEQSIANIIPAERDLLSVMLEEFIVDGFDEINDPRGMVGQRLELYGTAISVPKTILHNIKKCVEQAGYVVQNLILQPQAMAQVALSDDERNFGAVQIDLGGGQTTVSAVHDHQLKYSTVIQEGGEYVSKDISIVLNTSQRNAENLKREVGFIGQQSDNTVHVDVVGKNEPELVEESYIGEIIEARLVQIFEKVKTELDKISALDLPGGVIISGGAASTPGIKQLAKDIFGVRTSVYVPDYMGIRSAQYTVAVGLTRYEAGLTDVQRVVDIALLKKMGVYVPTTSQIVEPKASIQTTRSPERSAPTQEVESFNREESTFGDKVKNLFSSFFE, encoded by the coding sequence ATGAAAAATGGGGTTTATACAAGCCTAGACATTGGAACCACTTCAATTAAAGTGATTGTCAGTGAAATAAATAATGGGCAGTTAAATGTTATTGGAGTCGGCAGTGCAGAATCAAACGGACTCAAGCGGGGAATGATCGTTGATATTGACCAAACTGTTCGCGCGATTAAGAGTGCGGTTAAGCAAGCATCCGATAAGTCGGGAATTGCCATCGAACACTTAATTGTCGGTGTACCTGCTTCAAATGTCGTTATCGAACCGTGTCATGGTGTTATCTCGGTTAAGGAAAATTCAAAAGAAATCAGCTCGAATGATGTGATTCAAGTATTAGAACAATCGATAGCTAATATTATCCCAGCCGAGCGAGATTTGTTATCAGTTATGTTAGAAGAATTTATTGTTGATGGATTTGATGAAATTAATGATCCAAGAGGAATGGTGGGCCAACGCCTAGAACTATACGGTACAGCAATATCTGTACCGAAGACAATTCTTCATAATATAAAAAAATGTGTGGAACAAGCAGGCTATGTCGTACAAAACTTGATCTTGCAACCACAAGCGATGGCACAAGTAGCCTTAAGTGATGATGAACGTAACTTTGGTGCTGTACAAATTGATTTGGGAGGTGGACAGACCACTGTATCAGCAGTGCATGACCACCAACTGAAGTATTCAACCGTAATTCAAGAAGGTGGCGAATATGTCTCGAAGGATATTTCAATCGTCTTGAATACATCACAGCGCAATGCCGAGAACTTGAAACGTGAGGTTGGCTTTATTGGGCAACAATCTGATAATACGGTTCACGTTGATGTTGTCGGTAAGAATGAACCTGAGCTTGTGGAAGAATCATACATTGGAGAAATTATAGAAGCACGATTAGTTCAGATTTTTGAGAAAGTCAAAACTGAACTTGATAAGATAAGTGCCTTAGACTTGCCAGGTGGTGTCATCATATCAGGTGGCGCAGCCTCAACACCAGGTATCAAGCAATTGGCAAAAGATATTTTCGGTGTGCGCACATCAGTCTACGTACCGGATTACATGGGAATTCGTTCTGCACAATATACAGTAGCAGTTGGATTAACACGGTATGAGGCGGGGTTAACGGACGTACAACGCGTCGTTGACATAGCTTTATTGAAGAAAATGGGTGTTTATGTTCCAACGACTTCACAGATAGTAGAACCAAAAGCTTCTATCCAAACAACAAGGTCACCAGAACGCTCAGCACCTACACAGGAAGTTGAGTCATTCAATCGTGAAGAGAGCACTTTTGGAGATAAAGTGAAAAATCTCTTCTCATCATTCTTTGAATAG